Proteins encoded together in one Telopea speciosissima isolate NSW1024214 ecotype Mountain lineage chromosome 6, Tspe_v1, whole genome shotgun sequence window:
- the LOC122664703 gene encoding E3 ubiquitin-protein ligase At3g02290-like, which produces MGSVCCCLQVEDFEEYVNPSSSVYRNCICLRCFVQNFLNAYTSLFGRGEVHAIPSSIQGATSLTSTSSIDSSLSDMYRSPPRPLPCDADPRRFRSQRDGLVSRREKGSSHSHEESEPLRASDTDADQESLSAGDKWNESDCDGGSKERRSESSLKQSLAKMMGGVGYVYSSAEEEDFCPTCLEEYTPENPKIVTKCSHHFHLGCIYEWMERSDSCPVCGKVMVFDETT; this is translated from the exons ATGGGTTCTGTTTGTTGCTGTTTGCAAGTTGAGGATTTCGAAGAATATGTAAATCCTAGCAGTTCAGTTTACAGAAACTGTATATGTCTCAGATGCTTTGTTCAGAACTTCTTAAATGCG TACACATCATTATTCGGAAGAGGGGAGGTGCATGCCATCCCTTCATCGATTCAGGGGGCTACTTCTTTGACTTCAACATCTTCAATTGACAGTTCTCTGTCTGACATGTACCGTTCTCCTCCAAGGCCTCTGCCTTGTGATGCTGATCCCAGACGTTTCCGTTCACAGCGTGATGGGCTGGTCTCAAGACGTGAAAAGGGCTCAAGCCATTCCCATGAGGAATCTGAGCCACTTAGAGCAAGTGACACAGATGCAGATCAAGAATCTTTAAGTGCAGGAGACAAATGGAATGAATCAGATTGTGACGGGGGATCAAAAGAACGTCGTTCTGAGTCCTCACTGAAGCAATCGCTGGCAAAAATGATGGGTGGAGTTGGGTATGTTTATTCCTCTGCAGAAGAGGAAGATTTCTGCCCTACATGTCTAGAGG AATATACTCCAGAAAACCCCAAGATAGTGACAAAATGCTCTCACCATTTCCACCTTGGTTGTATATATGAATGGATGGAGAGAAGTGACAGCTGTCCAGTCTGTGGAAAG GTGATGGTCTTTGATGAAACTACTTGA